The genomic DNA TCGCGACCCTCCTGCGCGGCAAGCACAAGCCGACCTTCGCGCCGCACGTCGACGGCGGCGACTTCGTCGTCGTGGTCAACGCGTCGAAGATCTCCCTCGGCGGCAGCAAGGGCACGGACAAGATCTACCACCGCCACTCCGGTCGCCCGGGTGGCCTGAAGTCGGTCCCCGCCGGCGAGCTGCTCGCCCGCGACCCGCGCAAGGTCGTCGAGCTCGCGGTCTGGGGCATGCTCCCCAAGAACCGCCTCTCGCGGCAGCTCATCAAGAAGCTCAAGGTCTACGCGGGCCCGGAGCACCCCCACACCGCCCAGCAGCCGCAGCCCTTCGCGATCACGCAGGTCGTGCAGCAGCAGCCCGCCGCGGTCTGACCAGACTCCCGACACCCAGATCTTCGACAGGAACTCCTGCAGTGACCGACACCACCACCGAGATCGCCCCCATCACCGAGGGTGACCGCGAGATCGCCTACCGCTCCGAGGCCAACCCCGGCGCCACCGCGGGCAACCGCCCGGCCGTCGTGGCCGCGGCCGGCGCCACCGGCCGCCGCAAGGAGGCGATCGCCCGCGTGCGCATCGTCCCGGGCAGCGGCCAGTGGACGATCAACGGCCGCGACCTCGAGAACTACTTCCCGAACAAGGTGCACCAGCAGATCGTCGAGGAGCCCTTCGGCACCGCCGCGGTGTCCGGCTCGTACGACGTCATCGCCCGCATCCACGGCGGCGGTGTCACCGGCCAGGCCGGTGCGCTGCGCCTCGGGATCGCCCGCTGCCTCAACGCCGTGGACGAGGAGGCGAGCCGCCCCGCGCTGAAGAAGGCCGGGATGCTCACCCGCGACGCCCGCATCAAGGAGCGCAAGAAGGCCGGTCTCAAGAAGGCCCGCAAGGCTCCTCAGTACTCCAAGCGCTGATCGCGCCTGCGGCGTCTCGTCCGTTTCGTCTGGTTGGGTGAGGGCGTGGGTCGTCTCTTCGGCACCGACGGGGTGCGCGGTCGTGCGAACGACGCGCTCACCGCCGAGCTCGCGCTCGACCTCGGTGTCGCGGCGGCCCACGTGCTCGCCGAGGCGGGCGAGTTCCGCGGCCACCGGCCCTTCGCGGTCGTCGGCCGCGACCCGCGCGCCTCGGGGGAGTTCCTCGAGGCGGCGGTCGTCGCCGGGCTCGCGAGCGCCGGCGTGGACGTCGTCCGGGTCGGCGTGGTGCCGACCCCGGGCGTCGCCTTCCTCACCGGCCGGCAGGGCGCCGACCTCGGCGTGATGCTGTCGGCGAGCCACAACCCGATGCCCGACAACGGCATCAAGTTCTTCGCCCGCGGCGGCGTCAAGCTCGACGACGCCGTGGAGGACATGATCGAGGCGCGGCTCCGCGAGCCCTGGGCCCGCCCCACCGGCGGCGGGGTCGGCCGGGTCCGCGACGAGCCGTCGCTCGTCGAGGCGTACGTCGCCCACCTGGTCTCCAGCGTGGGCACCCCGGTGAGCCTCGAGGGCATCAAGGTCGTCATCGACTGCGCGAACGGGGCCGCATTCGTCGCCGGCCCGGCCGCCTTCGAGGCCCAGGGCGCCGAGGTCGTCCGGATCCACGCCGAGCCCGACGGTCTGAATATCAACCGTGACTGCGGCTCGACCCACATGGACTCGCTGCGCGCGGCCGTCGTCGAGCACGGCGCCGACCTCGGCATCGCCCTCGACGGCGACGCCGACCGCTGCCTCGCGGTCGACGCCACGGGCCGCGTGGTCGACGGCGACCAGATCCTCGCCGTGCTGGCCCTCGCGCTGCGCGAGAGCGGCCGGCTCAAGAACGACACCGTCGTGGCGACGGTGATGAGCAACCTCGGGCTCCTGCAGGCGATGCGCCGCGCCGACGTCGCGGTCGAGCAGACCGCGGTCGGCGACCGCTACGTCCTCGAGGCGATGAAGGCCTCCGGGCACACCCTCGGCGGCGAGCAGTCGGGGCACGTGATCATGTCCGAGCACTCGACCACCGGCGACGGCGTCCTCACCGCCCTGCACCTCGCGAGCCGGATGGCGACCTCGGGCCGGAGCCTCGCCGAGCTAGCGGGCGTCATGCACCGCCTGCCGCAGGTGCTCGTCAACGTCTCCGGCGTCGACAAGGCCCGGGCCGGCACCGACGAGGGCCTCCTGGCCGCGGTCGCGCAGGCCCAGGCCGAGCTGGGCGACGCGGGCCGCGTGCTGCTGCGCCCGTCGGGCACCGAGGCCCTGGTCCGGGTGATGGTCGAGGCCGAGAGCTACGACGTCGCCGACTCGGTGGCGCAGGGCCTCTCCGAGGTGGTCCGCGATCGGCTGGCCCTGTGAGGCCACAGCCGCGCAGGACGCGGACGCGATGACCAGACCGGCGACCCCCGACGCCGGTCCTACCAAGTCGGGTCTCAGCCTGGAGCGCCGGGTCGGTCGCTTCACCCTGCTCATCGTCGCCCTGGCGGTCCTCGTCACCGGTCTCAGCGCTTACGCGGCCACCCGGGCGACCACGGTGAGGGCGATCGACGACGTCCTGGACGCGGCGGCCGCACAGGCGCTCCGCGGGCTCGGCCCCGATCCGTCGCCGGCGGCGGTCCGGCGCTACCTCTCCCGCAGCGCGGGCCTGGGCGTCGTCGTCACGACCGTCGTCTCGGCCGACGGGACGACCGTCGCCGGCCCCGGCGCCGGTGTGGTCCCGGTGGACGCCCAGGGGTTCCAGGTCGCCCGCACGGGGTCGGGCCTGCACCGGACGACGGTCCGGACGACGGCCGGGACCTTCCGCGTGCTCGTGCTCCCGATGGGGGACAGGCCTGGGCAGGCCCTGCTGGTGGCGCGCTCGCTCTCGACCATCCAGCAGATCCTGCAGGCGCTGGCCGCGTCCCTCCTCGTCTTCGGCCTCCTCAGCGTCCTCGCGGCGGGCGGGGTGGGCCGTCGGGTGGCCCGGGCCGGCGTGGCCCCGGTCAGGAGCCTCACGCGCGAGGTCGAGCAGCGGGCGGTGAAGGACGAGCTCTCGCCCGTGCGGGTCGAGCGGGACGACGAGCTCGGTCGCCTCGCGACGGCCTTCAACCACCTCCTCGAGACGATCGCCGTCTCCCGCGTGCGCCAGGCCCGCTTCGTCGCCGACGCGGGCCACGAGCTGCGCACGCCGTTGACCAGCATGCGCACCAACGTGGAGCTGCTGGTCGCCGACAGCCAGCGCGCGATGCTGCCCCCCGACGACCGGCTGACGATCATGCGTGACGTCCAGGCGCAGCTGGTGGAGTTCTCCACGCTGGTCAGCGACCTCGTCGGGTTGACCCGGGAGGACCGGACGGCGGCCGAGCTCGGCGACGTCGACCTCACGGCCGTGCTGGAGGAGGCGGTCGACCGGACGAGCATGCGGGCCACCGGGCTGCGCTGGCAGGTCGACCTCGACCCCGTGCACGTGAACGGTGACGCCGACCTGCTCGTCCGGGCGCTGGGCAACGTGCTGGACAACGCCGTGAAGTTCTCCCCGGTCGGGGGGACGATCACGGTCAGCCTGCATGGCGGGGAGATCCGCGTCGCGGACGAGGGCCGCGGGGTGGAGCCGGCGGAGCGCCCGTTCGTCTTCGACCGCTTCTACCGCGCTGAGGCGTCCCGGGCCACGCCCGGCACCGGGCTCGGCCTCGCGATCACCGAGTCCGTGGTGCACCAGCACGGCGGGACCGTGCTCGTGACCGACGCCCCGGGCGGCGGCGCGCTGTTCGTCGTGACCCTCCCGACCACGAAGCCGCGCACCGCTCTCGACGACGCGATGGGTGCCGTCTAGGTCGTGTTGATCAAGTCCCGGCAGGTGCTGACGGGGCATCCGCGCCCGGTCCGGCTAGCCGGAGGAGCGAGAGCGCAGCGGGCTGCGCCGAGCGAGGCCGGCGCAGCCGGTCGGGATGCGGGGCCTCGTCAGCGCCCGTCGGACTTGATCAACGCGACCTAGCTCACCTGGGCCCGGTCGCGTCGGGTCAGGGGGCCGTGACTGCCTGGAAGAGCTGGGCCACGCCGGGCAGGACGCCGAGCGCGGCGAGGACCAGGGCGACGACCACGACCACGAGGGTCAGCAGCAGCGAGAACGCGAGGACGCCGAAGGCGCCGAAGAACCCGGCCTTGAAGGCCGTGCCGGCGCTGAGCCGGGCGGGGGCCGGCTGCGGGACGTGCTCGTGGGCCATGGCCCCACCGTAGCCGCGGGGACCGGCACGGGTGCCCGGCGCGACGGTCCGTCGAGGGATTGTCCCTGAACTCGTACGAAGGCGGCGCGACCACCGACCCGCGGCCCCGGCGGCTCAGACCTTGCGGATCCGCACCCACTCGACGCGGTGGTCGGCGCCCTTGCGCAGGATCGCGGTGGCCCGCCCGCGCGTCGGCAGGATGTTCTCGTGCAGGTTCGGGCCGTTGATTGTGTCCCACAGGTGCTCGGCGCGCGCCACGGCCTGCTCCGACGTCAGCTCGGCGTAGCGGGTGAAGTACGAGCGCGGGTCGCGGAAGGCGGTCTCGCGCAGCGACAGGAAGCGCGAGACGTACCAGGAGCGGATCTCCGCCGCGTCGGCGTCGACGTAGACCGAGAAGTCGAAGAAGTCGCTGACGGCCAGCCCGTTCGTGCCGTCGGAGCGGGCGACGGCCGGCTGCAGCACGTTGAGGCCCTCGACGATGAGGATGTCGGGCGAGCTGATCGTCTGCCGCCGCCCGGGGACGATGTCGTAGACGAGGTGGCTGTAGACGGGCACCTCCACCTCGGGACGTCCTGACTTCACGTCCACCACGAACTGCAGCAGCGCGCGCCGGTCGTACGACTCCGGGAAGCCCTTGCGCTCCATCAGCCCCCGCCGCGCCAGCTCGGCGTTGGGGTGCAGGAAGCCGTCGGTCGTCACGAGCGCGACCTTGGGGTGGCCCGGCCAGGCGGCCAGCAGCTCGCGCAGCAGGCGGGCGGTCGTCGACTTGCCCACGGCCACCGAGCCGGCGATGCCGATCACGAACGGGGTGCGGCCCACCGAGAGGTGCAGGAAGTCGCCGGTGCTGCGGTGCAGCTCGCCGGTGAGGTCGACGTAGCGCGTGAGCAGCCCCGACAGCGGCAGGTAGACCTCGCGCACGTCCATCAGCGAGGTGGGGTCGTCGAGGCCGCGGAGCCGCTCGAGGGTCGCCGTGTCGAGGCTGAAGGCGTCGAGCGCGTCGCTCGCGGCGAGCGCCGCCCAGTCGGCCCGGCTGCGCTCCACGTACGGGCTGGAGGGGGCCTCGACGTCGAGCGCCTGCGACTGCGTCACGGTCGGCCAGAGTAGTGGCCGGTCGTGCGCGCGGAACCTCTCGCCACGGGGCGGGCGACGCGGCGGAGGATTCCTCCGGTTCCGGGCCGGGCCGCCGCGCTCCCGTAGGCTGCGCCGCATGTGCGGAATCGTCGGCTACGTGGGTCCGAGGCCGGCCCTCGGTGTCGTGGTCGAGGGGCTGCGCCGCCTCGAGTACCGCGGCTACGACTCTGCCGGCGTGGCCGTGGTCAGCGACGGGCGCGGTGCTGCCGAGGGGGGACGACCCCCCTCCGACCCCCCGACCAGGCGCATCCACGTGGCCAAGAAGGCCGGCAAGATCGCGAACCTCGACGCCGAGCTCGCGGCGCACGCGCTGCCCGCCGACGGGCTCGGTCTCGGCCACACCCGCTGGGCCACCCACGGCGGCCCGACCGACGTCAACGCGCACCCGCACGTGTCGGCCGACGGCCGGGTCGCCGTCGTGCACAACGGCATCATCGAGAACTTCGCGGCGCTGCGCACCGAGCTCGCCGAGGACGGCGTCACCTGCGTCTCCGAGACCGACACCGAGGTCGTCGCGCACCTGCTCGGCCAGCAGGTCTCGGCCGGGGTCGGGCTGCCCGAGGCGATGCGGCTCGTCTGCCACCGCCTCCAGGGCGCGTTCACCCTCGTCGCGGTCGACGCGCAGGGCCCTCGCCAGGTCGTGGCCGCACGACGGAACTCACCCCTCGTCGTCGGCGTGGGGGATGGTGAGAACTTCCTCGCCTCCGACGTCGCGGCCTTCATCGAGCACACCCGCGACGCGATCGAGCTGGGCCAGGACCAGGTCGTGGTGATCACCGACTCCGACGTCACGGTCACCGACTTCGACGGCGTGCCGGCCGACGTGCGCCCCTTCCACGTCGACTGGGACCTCTCGGCCGCGGAGAAGGGCGGCTTCGACTGGTTCATGCGCAAGGAGATCTACGAGCAGCCCAAGGCCGTCGCCGACACCCTTCTCGGGCGCCACGACGAGAACGGGCGCCTGACGCTGGACGAGGTGCGCATCTCCGAGGAGGAGCTGCGCCGCATCGACAAGATCATCATCATCGCCTGCGGCACCGCCTCGTACGCGGGCCTGGTCGCCAAGTACGCGATCGAGCACTGGACGCGCATCCCCTGCGAGGTCGAGCTCGCGAGCGAGTTCCGCTACCGCGACCCGATCGTGGGCCCGACGACCCTCGTCGTCGCCATCAGCCAGTCCGGCGAGACCGCGGACACGCTGATGGCCATCCGGCACGCCCGCGAGCAGCGCGCCCGCGTGCTGGCCGTGTGCAACACCAACGGCGCGACCATCCCGCGCGAGTCCGACGCGGTGATCTACACCCACGCCGGCCCGGAGATCAGCGTCGCCTCGACCAAGGGCTTCCTCACCCAGATCGTCGCCTGCTACCTGCTCGGGCTCTACCTCGCGCAGGTGCGCGGCACCAAGTTCGGCGACGAGATCGCCTCCACGATGGCCGAGCTCGCGGCGATGCCGGACGCGATCGCCTCGGTGCTGGAGGACATGGACCCGGTGCTCAAGCTCGCGGCCGACTTCGCCGAGGAGCGGGTGGTGCTCTTCCTCGGGCGCCACGTCGGCTACCCGGTGGCGCTCGAGGGCGCGCTCAAGCTCAAGGAGCTGGCCTACATCCACGCCGAGGGCTTCGCCGCCGGCGAGCTCAAGCACGGCCCGATCGCGCTCATCGAGGACGGGCTGCCGGTCTTCGTGGTGATCCCGCCGCGCGGGCGCGACATGCTGCACGACAAGGTCCTGTCCAACCTGCAGGAGGTCCGGGCGCGCGGTGCGCGCACGGTCGTGCTCGCCGAGGCCGACGACGACGAGGTGCTGCCGTACGCCGACGTGCTCGTCCCGCTGCCGAAGGTCTCGACCCTGCTGCAGCCGCTGCTCGCGACCGTGCCGCTGCAGATGTTCGCCTGCGAGCTCGCGACCCTCAAGGGCCACGACGTCGACCAGCCCCGCAACCTGGCCAAGTCCGTCACCGTCGAGTGATCGTCGGCGTCGGGATCGACGTCTGCGACGTCGAGCGGTTCGGCCAGACGCTGCAGCGGCGGCCCGGGCTCGTCGCGCGGCTGTTCACCCCCGCCGAGGCCGAGCGGCCGGTGGCGTCGCTGGCCGCCCGGTTCGCGGCCAAGGAGGCGCTGGCCAAGGCGCTCGGCGCCCCGCAGGGGATGTCGTGGCAGGACGCCGAGGTCGTGACCGACCCGACCGGACGGCCGACGTTCGTCGTGCGGGGGACCGTCGCCGCGCAGGCCGAGGCCGCCGGCATCACCTCGATCCACGTGAGCCTGTCCCACGACGCCGGCATCGCCTCCGCCGTCGTGGTCTGCGAGGGCTGACGTCGCGGAGCCTTCCGGACGACTCGATAGGGTCGCGGACGTGCAGGCCTTCACCGTCGAGCAGGTCCGTCGGCTGGAACGGGCCGCGATGGGCCCGCAGGACGACGGCACCCTGATGCAGCGCGCCGCGGCGGGGCTGGCGGCGGTGCTCGCCGACGAGCTGCGGACCCGTGCGGGCCACGTCTACGGCACCCACGTCCTCGTCCTGGTCGGTCCGGGCAACAACGGCGGCGACGCCCTGTGGGCCGCGGCCCGGCTGGCGCGCCGCGGGGTGCGGGTCGACGCGGTCGGCGTCCTCGGCACGCCGCACGCGGAGGGCCTGGCCGCCCTGCGCGCCGCGGGCGGCCGGGTGGTCGGGACCGAGGCCCTCGCCGCGCTCGACGCGTACGACCTCGCGGTGGACGGCGTCCTCGGCATCGGCGGCCGTCCGGGCCTGCCCGACGACGTCGCCGACCTAGTCGGGCGGCTGGCGGACGCCTGCGTCCCGGTCGTCGCGGTCGACCTGCCCTCGGGCGTCGCGGCCGACACCGGCGCCGTCCCCGGTGCGGCGGTCAGCGCGGCCGTGACCGTGACCTTCGGCGTGGCCAAGCCCTGCCACCTCCTCGAGCCCGCCCGCGCCCGTACGGGTCGGCTCGTGCTCGTCGACATCGGCCTCGACACCTCCGCCGAGGAGCCCGAGCTCGACGCCTGGGACGCCGCGCGCGTGGCGGACGCCTGGCCCTGGCCCGCCCGCTCGAGCGACAAGTACGCCAAGGGCGTCGTCGGGGTCGACTGCGGTTCCGAGACCTACCCCGGCGCCGGGATCATGGCCACCTACGGCGCCGTGCACGGCGGGGCCGGGATGGTGCGGTTCGTCGGGCCGGAGTCCGCCCGGGCGACCATCACCGCGAACCTGCCCGACGTCGTCTTCGCCCCGGGCCGTGTGCAGGCCCACCTGCTCGGCTCGGGCTGGGGCGAGCGCGCCGACGGAGACCGGGCCGTGGCCGACGCGGTGGCCTCCGAGGTGCCCGGCGTGCTCGACGCCGACGGCATCGGCCACCGCCCCGACCGGCTGCCCGACTCGTGGCTGCTGACGCCGCACGCCGGTGAGCTCGCCCGGCTGCTCGGTATCGAGCGCTCGGAGGTCGAGGACGACCCGCTCGCCGCGGTGCGGGCCGGGGCGGGGCGGACCGGGGCGACCGTGCTGCTCAAGGGGGCGACGCAGCTCGTCGCGCGACCCGGCGTCCGCACGGTCGAGGTCGCCGTGCCCGGCCCGTCCTGGACCGGACGCGCGGGCTCGGGCGACACGCTCGGCGGGCTGTGCGCCGCGGTGCTCGCCTCCGGCCGTCCCGCGCACGAGGCCGCGGTGCTCGGGGCCTCGCTCCAGGCGCAGACCGCCGCCGCGCACCCCGGGCCGCTGCCGCCTCACGTCCTCGCCGAGCGGTGCGCCGACCGGCTGGGCGCCTGGTGGCAGGAGCGGCACCCGTGAGCGGCGCGGCGGGCACCGACCCGCTGCCGGCGTACGGACCCGCGATCGACCCGGCGACCGCGAGCGCCGACGTGGACCTCGCCGCGCTCCGCGCCAACGTCGCCGTGCTCGCCGGGCACGTCGGCGCCGCCGCGCTGATGGTCGTGGTCAAGGCCGACGCGTACGGGCACGGGATGCTCGTGTGCGCCCGCGAGGCCCGGGCCGCCGGGGCCGGCTGGCTCGGTGTCGCGACCCCGGGCGAGGCGCTCGCGCTGCGGACCGCCGGCGACACCGGGCTGCTGATGTGCTGGCTCTACGGGCCCTCCGAGGACCTCAGCCCCCTCGTCGCGGCGGACGTCGACGTCTCCGCCTCCAGCGCCGAGGACGTCTCCCGGCTGGCCGCGGCCGCCGCGGTGGCCGAACGTCCGGCCCGCGTGCACCTCAAGGTGGACACCGGCCTGACCCGCAACGGCGCGCCCGAGGCCGGCTGGGACGAGCTCTTCGCCGCGGTCGCCGAGGCCGTCGGCGCTGGTGCGCTCCGCCTGGTCGGGCTCTGGTCGCACCTCGCCGCGGCCGACGAGCCGGGCCACCCCTCGGTCGCGGTGCAGCTCGCCGCCTTCGACCGCGCGTACCAGCAGGCGCGCCTGGCCGGGCTCGAGCCCGAGCTGCGCCACCTGGCCAACTCCGCCGGGGCGATGGTCCTGCCCGAGGCGCGCTTCGACCTCGTGCGGGTCGGCATCGCGGCGTACGGGGTCGAGCCCGCCCCCGGGCTCGCCGCGCTCGCCGGCGTGACGCTGACCCCCGTGATGCGCCTGCGGGCCCAGCTCGCCCTGGTCAAGCGCATCCCGGCCGGCGCCGGGGTGTCCTACGGCTGGACCTGGACCGCGCCCGAGGACACCGTCGTCGGGCTGGTCCCGCTGGGCTACGCCGACGGGGTGCCGCGGCACGCGGGCAACGTCGCCGAGGTGACCGTCCGCGGTCGCCGCGCTCCCGTGCGCGGCCGGATCTGCATGGACCAGCTCGTCGTCGAGCTGGGGTCGGGGAGCCGGGCCGAGCCCGGCGACGAGGTCACGCTGTTCGGCGCGGGGCCGGACGTCCCGACCGCCGCCGACTGGGCCGCGGTCTGCGGGACCATCGGCTACGAGGTCGTCACGCGCATCGGGGCACGCGTGCCGCGCCGCTACCTGAACCCGACCGCGACCCCCTCGGCCACGGTGGCGGAGGTCCGCTGATGGCCTCGCGCGACCTGGTCCGCAGCGGCACCCGCAGCGCCGGCCGGCTGCTCCGGGCGCGGCCGCGCCGTCCCTCGGCCCGTCCGAACCCCTCCCTGCCCTCGTGGGTGGGCGGCGGCCTGGGCCACCACCTCGGGGCCGGCGTCGGGCTGGTCGCGGGCGTGCTCGCCCTCGCGGCCGGCGGGGTCGCCGCGGGACTCGAGCTCGAGAAGCGCGTCGTCAGCAAGCGGATCGGCCGGGCGGACGTCGAGGACGCGAAGATCGTCCCGCCGCGCTCGAGCGGGCCCGCGCTGCGCACCCCGGACGGGGTGCCGCTCCACGTCGAGGTCGACGAGCGGGCGGAGGACCCGGCGGCCGCGTACGGCAACCCCCTGCCGCCGCTGCCCGAGGACGCGCCGACGCTCGTGCTGGTCCACGGCTACGCGCTGAGCATGGACTGCTGGCTCTACCAGCGCGAGCACTTCCGCGGCCGGGTGCGCGAGGTGCTCTACGACCAGCGCTCGCACGGCCGTTCGGGGCACTCCTCGGCGGAGTACTGCCGGGTGCCGCAGCTCGCGGAGGACCTCCGGCAGGTGCTCGCGGAGGTCACCGGCGACGGGCCCGTCGTGCTCGTCGGGCACTCGATGGGCGCGATGACGATCATGCACCTGGCGCTGTCCCACCCCGAGCTGTTCGGCCCGCAGGTCAAGGGGGTCGCGCTCTTCTCCACCTCGGCGGGCGAGATGGCCGACTACTCCCCGGTGCGCGCCATCCCGGGCCGGGTGTTCTCGCGCGTCGCGCCGCCGCTGCTCGCCGGGCTCAACCGCGTCCCGGACCTCGTGGAGCGGAGCCGGCGGGCCGGCACCGACCTCGGCTTCGTGGTGACGAAGCGGATGGCCTTCGGCTCCGACGTGCCCGCGAACCTCGTCGAGCTCACCAGCGAGATGCTCGGCGAGACCTCGCTGGAGGTCGTGGCCGACTTCTACCCGACCTTCTCCGAGCTCGACGAGTACGAGGCCTTCACGGTGATGAGCCAGGTGCCGTGCGCGGTGGTCGGCGGCCTCGACGACGTGATCACGCCCATCGAGCACACCGACAAGATCATCGAGCTGATGCCGCAGGCCACCGCGCTGCGGGTGCCGGACTGCGGGCACCTCGGCCTGATGGAGCACCCCGACGTCTTCGACGCCGTCCTCGACGACCTGTACGACCGGGTGCTGGAGCGCGCCGCTGGGACTGACCAGGGAGCTGACCGTGCCTGAGACCCTCCGCGTCGCCACCACCGAGCTCGTCGAGCGGGCCGCCGGGCTCGCCGCGTCCGGTCGCCGGGTGCTGCTCGGCATCACGGGTCCGCCCGGTGCGGGCAAGACCACGCTGGCGCGGACGCTCGTCGGCGCGCTCGGCCCGGAGCTGGCGGTGCTGGTGCCCATGGACGGCTTCCACCTCGCCGACACCACGCTCGTGGCCTGGGGGAGCCGGGCGCGCAAGGGCGCGCTCGACACCTTCGACGTCGGCGGATACGTGTCGCTGCTCCGGCGGCTGCGCGACCAGCGGGAGCCGTACGTGCACGCGCCCGAGTTCGACCGGGCGAGCGAGACCTCGCTGGGCTCGGCCCTGCCGGTGCCGCGCGAGGTGCCGCTCGTCGTCACCGAGGGCAACTACCTCCTCAGCACCACGGGGGAGTGGGCGGAGGTGGCCCGGCTGCTCGACCAGGTGTGGTTCATCGACGTGCCCGACGACGTCCGCGTCGGCCGTCTCGTGCGCCGGCGGGAGTCCTACGGGTCCGACCACGCGGAGGCGCTCGCCTGGGCGACCGGCAGCGACCAGGTCAACGCCGACGTCGTCGCCGCGACCCGCGGGCGGGCCGACCTCGCGGTGACGCTCGCGGGCTGAGCGGCGGAGGGCCGCTGACCGCCTGGCGGAGGACCGACGTGGGGTCGCAGGCCGCCGTTTCGACTCCGCGGGGCCAGGACTGTACACTGAGAGCAACCCGAGCGGCACAT from Microlunatus sagamiharensis includes the following:
- the rplM gene encoding 50S ribosomal protein L13; its protein translation is MSTYSPKPGDLSRDWHVIDASDVVLGRLAVQIATLLRGKHKPTFAPHVDGGDFVVVVNASKISLGGSKGTDKIYHRHSGRPGGLKSVPAGELLARDPRKVVELAVWGMLPKNRLSRQLIKKLKVYAGPEHPHTAQQPQPFAITQVVQQQPAAV
- the rpsI gene encoding 30S ribosomal protein S9, producing the protein MTDTTTEIAPITEGDREIAYRSEANPGATAGNRPAVVAAAGATGRRKEAIARVRIVPGSGQWTINGRDLENYFPNKVHQQIVEEPFGTAAVSGSYDVIARIHGGGVTGQAGALRLGIARCLNAVDEEASRPALKKAGMLTRDARIKERKKAGLKKARKAPQYSKR
- the glmM gene encoding phosphoglucosamine mutase; its protein translation is MGRLFGTDGVRGRANDALTAELALDLGVAAAHVLAEAGEFRGHRPFAVVGRDPRASGEFLEAAVVAGLASAGVDVVRVGVVPTPGVAFLTGRQGADLGVMLSASHNPMPDNGIKFFARGGVKLDDAVEDMIEARLREPWARPTGGGVGRVRDEPSLVEAYVAHLVSSVGTPVSLEGIKVVIDCANGAAFVAGPAAFEAQGAEVVRIHAEPDGLNINRDCGSTHMDSLRAAVVEHGADLGIALDGDADRCLAVDATGRVVDGDQILAVLALALRESGRLKNDTVVATVMSNLGLLQAMRRADVAVEQTAVGDRYVLEAMKASGHTLGGEQSGHVIMSEHSTTGDGVLTALHLASRMATSGRSLAELAGVMHRLPQVLVNVSGVDKARAGTDEGLLAAVAQAQAELGDAGRVLLRPSGTEALVRVMVEAESYDVADSVAQGLSEVVRDRLAL
- a CDS encoding sensor histidine kinase, which produces MTRPATPDAGPTKSGLSLERRVGRFTLLIVALAVLVTGLSAYAATRATTVRAIDDVLDAAAAQALRGLGPDPSPAAVRRYLSRSAGLGVVVTTVVSADGTTVAGPGAGVVPVDAQGFQVARTGSGLHRTTVRTTAGTFRVLVLPMGDRPGQALLVARSLSTIQQILQALAASLLVFGLLSVLAAGGVGRRVARAGVAPVRSLTREVEQRAVKDELSPVRVERDDELGRLATAFNHLLETIAVSRVRQARFVADAGHELRTPLTSMRTNVELLVADSQRAMLPPDDRLTIMRDVQAQLVEFSTLVSDLVGLTREDRTAAELGDVDLTAVLEEAVDRTSMRATGLRWQVDLDPVHVNGDADLLVRALGNVLDNAVKFSPVGGTITVSLHGGEIRVADEGRGVEPAERPFVFDRFYRAEASRATPGTGLGLAITESVVHQHGGTVLVTDAPGGGALFVVTLPTTKPRTALDDAMGAV
- the coaA gene encoding type I pantothenate kinase, which translates into the protein MTQSQALDVEAPSSPYVERSRADWAALAASDALDAFSLDTATLERLRGLDDPTSLMDVREVYLPLSGLLTRYVDLTGELHRSTGDFLHLSVGRTPFVIGIAGSVAVGKSTTARLLRELLAAWPGHPKVALVTTDGFLHPNAELARRGLMERKGFPESYDRRALLQFVVDVKSGRPEVEVPVYSHLVYDIVPGRRQTISSPDILIVEGLNVLQPAVARSDGTNGLAVSDFFDFSVYVDADAAEIRSWYVSRFLSLRETAFRDPRSYFTRYAELTSEQAVARAEHLWDTINGPNLHENILPTRGRATAILRKGADHRVEWVRIRKV
- the glmS gene encoding glutamine--fructose-6-phosphate transaminase (isomerizing), translated to MCGIVGYVGPRPALGVVVEGLRRLEYRGYDSAGVAVVSDGRGAAEGGRPPSDPPTRRIHVAKKAGKIANLDAELAAHALPADGLGLGHTRWATHGGPTDVNAHPHVSADGRVAVVHNGIIENFAALRTELAEDGVTCVSETDTEVVAHLLGQQVSAGVGLPEAMRLVCHRLQGAFTLVAVDAQGPRQVVAARRNSPLVVGVGDGENFLASDVAAFIEHTRDAIELGQDQVVVITDSDVTVTDFDGVPADVRPFHVDWDLSAAEKGGFDWFMRKEIYEQPKAVADTLLGRHDENGRLTLDEVRISEEELRRIDKIIIIACGTASYAGLVAKYAIEHWTRIPCEVELASEFRYRDPIVGPTTLVVAISQSGETADTLMAIRHAREQRARVLAVCNTNGATIPRESDAVIYTHAGPEISVASTKGFLTQIVACYLLGLYLAQVRGTKFGDEIASTMAELAAMPDAIASVLEDMDPVLKLAADFAEERVVLFLGRHVGYPVALEGALKLKELAYIHAEGFAAGELKHGPIALIEDGLPVFVVIPPRGRDMLHDKVLSNLQEVRARGARTVVLAEADDDEVLPYADVLVPLPKVSTLLQPLLATVPLQMFACELATLKGHDVDQPRNLAKSVTVE
- a CDS encoding holo-ACP synthase, producing MIVGVGIDVCDVERFGQTLQRRPGLVARLFTPAEAERPVASLAARFAAKEALAKALGAPQGMSWQDAEVVTDPTGRPTFVVRGTVAAQAEAAGITSIHVSLSHDAGIASAVVVCEG
- a CDS encoding NAD(P)H-hydrate epimerase codes for the protein MQAFTVEQVRRLERAAMGPQDDGTLMQRAAAGLAAVLADELRTRAGHVYGTHVLVLVGPGNNGGDALWAAARLARRGVRVDAVGVLGTPHAEGLAALRAAGGRVVGTEALAALDAYDLAVDGVLGIGGRPGLPDDVADLVGRLADACVPVVAVDLPSGVAADTGAVPGAAVSAAVTVTFGVAKPCHLLEPARARTGRLVLVDIGLDTSAEEPELDAWDAARVADAWPWPARSSDKYAKGVVGVDCGSETYPGAGIMATYGAVHGGAGMVRFVGPESARATITANLPDVVFAPGRVQAHLLGSGWGERADGDRAVADAVASEVPGVLDADGIGHRPDRLPDSWLLTPHAGELARLLGIERSEVEDDPLAAVRAGAGRTGATVLLKGATQLVARPGVRTVEVAVPGPSWTGRAGSGDTLGGLCAAVLASGRPAHEAAVLGASLQAQTAAAHPGPLPPHVLAERCADRLGAWWQERHP
- the alr gene encoding alanine racemase; its protein translation is MSGAAGTDPLPAYGPAIDPATASADVDLAALRANVAVLAGHVGAAALMVVVKADAYGHGMLVCAREARAAGAGWLGVATPGEALALRTAGDTGLLMCWLYGPSEDLSPLVAADVDVSASSAEDVSRLAAAAAVAERPARVHLKVDTGLTRNGAPEAGWDELFAAVAEAVGAGALRLVGLWSHLAAADEPGHPSVAVQLAAFDRAYQQARLAGLEPELRHLANSAGAMVLPEARFDLVRVGIAAYGVEPAPGLAALAGVTLTPVMRLRAQLALVKRIPAGAGVSYGWTWTAPEDTVVGLVPLGYADGVPRHAGNVAEVTVRGRRAPVRGRICMDQLVVELGSGSRAEPGDEVTLFGAGPDVPTAADWAAVCGTIGYEVVTRIGARVPRRYLNPTATPSATVAEVR